The window CGCAGTTTTTAGAAAATCCGCCAGTACAAGCTATGGGTCTTGCCGTACCTGGCATGCCTATTGGTAGCCCAGGTATGGAGTATCAAAATAAATTCATGCCCTATCAGGTTATGCAGCTCAATAAAGACGGGACAACCCAAGTTTATGCTGATATTGAATCGGTAGAGCAGCAATTATAGTGTGTTAGCAGTTAAGAATACTTTGATTATAGTGTTAGCGTTAAAAGTAAATGAGGTAGGTATAAGACTGTTCTATTGCTTATAAAATGATTCTTCATCAAAAAATTCATTAGCTATTGCGACTTTAAAATTAAAAATAACTTTGAATTTGTAACTTTTGATGACAATGTAAGCGAATTTATCGGTTATTAACCCTTAAAATAGATAAATGACTAAGGGTTAATACAAGAATATACAGGATGTATCGAAACAATTACGTAATATTACATAAGCTAGTAGGGAATTAGCATCTATATTAATATTATAAATTATTATATTATCTTAATAATTAGTTAGACCCTATATAGGGTAATTACTTCATCCAATAGAAAAACGTCTGAGGGTTAAATCTAAATTATAGATTTAACCCTCAGACGTTTTTTTGCTTATAAAACAGTAGAAATTGTGGTCAATCTAGTCAGCTATATTCTGTACATGTTACACAAACTTACATTGTAAAATGTGGGATATTAGCAATTTTTTCGACATCAAAAAAGTATTTTTGGGGTTTTTAAGGGGAATGACAGGCTAAACAGCCTATGCTAAAGTCGGCTTTGTGTTTTGGTCAGCAGCTTGATTTGTAACAGCTTCGTAAGACTTCAATGAGCTGTGATCGCCAATAATCATTTTTTATATGAATAATATGCAGCAGAAGTATCAGTCACTATGACATATATATACTTGAGTTATTGAGATTTAATTGACTGCGCTGTTGTTGATAACAGACGATTTTGAATTAACCGTAGGTATTAGATTTATGAAACAGGCTTTATTGATTTTGTCAGTACTGGGTATGGGCATAGCACAAACGAGTGGTGCTGCTATCACAATCTCTCAAACAAATAATACCATCACCAATACTTCTGTGGCATCAAACTACGGTTCATCAAAAAACATCTATAGCACCAAAAGTGGTGCTTATGTTTCTAATAATGATGAAATTAGTCAAGCAATTAGCAACCTAAGTGCGCAGGCCAAGCAAAAAGAGAATCAGCTTTCATCATTAAACAGCCGCTTATACGCTGAAAAACAACAGCAGCAAGTCAATAAGGTTCCTGACAGCAATTCAGCCCCCGCTATCGCTGCTGCTCGCGCCTCAAAAGTGGCTTTATCTGGCAGCTCTGGATATTGTGCCCGTTACGTACGTAAAGCACTACAATCAGCTGGTTATGAGTTCACTCCAAATCCTTCAGCCTATCAGTACGCTACTCGTGGCACACTTGAGAAAGCAGGTTTCAGCAAAATCAGCAATGATATGCCAACCCAAGTAGGTGATGTTATTGTCTATGATCGCTCATCAAAGCGTCCACATGGCCATATTCAAATTTTCGATGGTACAAATTGGATTTCTGACTTCCGTCAGAACAGCATCAGCCCATACAGTGGTGTCTATGCTTATACGACATGGCGCGATTCAAAATACGTGGATGACGCATCCGCATCAGATCGTAATATCTACCTTGCTATGAATGATAAATAAGACTTTCTAAGTCAGCACAACATAGTTGTTATTTCCTCCAACCCAGTAAGGCGTGTTGAACATTCACAAATAGTCTCTGTCAGTGCCATGGTTGAAGGTTCAACACGCCCTAGTGACTAGTGACTGTGCCTGATATGGTTATTCGCAGAGCTTTGCTGCTCTGATATGTCGCAGACCAATGCATCGCTATGGGCGCTGGTCTGCGGGTGTGACAAGCTTTCAACCTGAATGGTGGCGTGATGAATACCAAGCGCAAGCAACCCTTGCTCAAGATTGGCAATCAATACGCTGGCATCCGAGATTCTCATATCCCCATCGACCATCACATGGCAAGATAGCGCATTTAGCCCGCTGGTGATGCTCCAAATATGCAGGTCGTGGACTTGTTTTACTTGTGGATGGGCAAGCAGCTTGTCTTCCACATCTACCAGCGATATCCCTTCTGGCGTGCCCTCCATCAAGACATGTACCGAATCACGTACAACGCGGTAACCACTTACTAAGATAAGTACCGCGACGATCACCGACGCTGCGGCATCGGCCCAAACCCAGCCAAACCCCATCATCAGTAAAGCGGCGATGATCGCGGCGACAGAGCCCATCAAATCACTTAATACATGCAAGTAAGCGCTTTGCATATTGAGGTTGACAGGCTCTTTGGAATCATTGCTTTTATTTGCTTTTTCTTTATTTACTTTGTCTGCATTTGCTCCATGGCTGTGGGTGTGTCCATCGCTGCCGCTACTACCACGATGCATCAGCCAAGCGACCAAGATATTAACCAGCATACCGATGGTGGCGACGATTAGCATACCTTGGGTAGCAATCTCAGGCGGTGAGTTAAGGCGTTTGATCGCTTCATAAAAAATCATCAAGGCGATAATTACTAGCGTCGCACCATTGACGGTGGCCACGATAATCTCAAAGCGTTTATAGCCAAAGGTCTTTTGATGGGTGGCGGCTTTTTCGCCGATTTTAAATGCCATCAACGTCGCACCAAGGGCGATGGCGTCGCTGAGCATGTGTCCTGCATCAGAGAGTAACGCCAAGCTGCCTGTCAGTAAGCCACCAATCGCCTCGATAAACATATAGCCTGTGATGATCACAAAGCTAATCAGTAACGTACGCTGATAGCCTTTGGTATCTCTTGGTGCGGTGTTTTGCTCTAGGTGAGTGTCATGATCATGAGCGTCTTGATTGCCAGCAGTATAGTTACTATCGTTGTTTTTATAGACATCAATAGGCTCACTTGGAGGCAAATGCTTATTTTGCTTATGACTGGCATCTTCTTGACTCATAACGTTACTCAAATTTATTAAGACTTATGGTAAATAACTTCAAGGATTAATGATAAATCTAACATAGTCGAGTATTAGAAGCTGTAACGACGAGGTAAAAATGCAGCCAGTAAGCTATAGTCGATTCACTGCAAAAATGACATCGTGCTACTGGTATAAATTTTCCTTGCATGCTGTTATTACAGAGGCTGCGCAACATTCATTCCAGTAGCACTCTTCAATTTATCACCATGTTATTTTGAACTGACTAGGGCGTGTTGAACATTCATAATTTGAGCCAGATATAAGCACAAGCAAGAGCGACCGTATTTTCATAACTCTGCTTGAGCTTATCAAACCTGGTGGCAACCGCCCTATACTGCTTTAGCTTAGCGAAAGCATTTTCTACTAGATGCCTGGCTTTATACAAGTCCCAGTCCATATGGTCGTTAGAATACTGAGTGTTTCGTTTTCGAGGGATGTTATCCTGCGTCCCTGCTTGTTCAATATGGGCTCGTAGCGCATCAGAATCATAGCCTTTATCGGCACATAAAACCTCTGTATTACTCAAATTAACCTTATCTATTAAATCAGGTGCGACTTTGACATCGTGGGTTGTGCCATCTGATAAAAGAAAGGTAATCGGATTGCCATGAGCATCAACTGCTAAGTGAATCTTGGTCGCGCGGCCTGCCACACTTTTGCTAATGGATTGTAGGTTCTCATTGCCACTACTGCTGTGCTGATGCGCCTTGATATGAGTACCATCAATGAAGACCCACTCAAGGTCTGCGTCTTTGATCAGTAACGTAAATAATGCAATCAGCTTATTACTGCGAGACCAGCGCTGGTAAGCTTTATAGATGGTATTGGGCTTGCCAAAATACTCGGGTAAGTCGCGCCAAGGACAGCCAACACGCATGCGATAAAGCACGCCTTCAACCGTTTGTCTAAGATTTCCTTTGTCATAGATATTAAGTTCTAGTAATATAGGTTTCAGTCTTGTCCAGTGTTCATCTTTGAGCATAGTGCGAGGCATAGCGAACGATATCTTTTTTGTGTGAGAACTTAAAGATTAACCGTTCGCTATTTTTTTTGCCATTAATTTATACCCAATGTTCAACACGCCCTAGTGATCTTAATATCATTGCTGGGTTTTTTTGTGCTTAACATCAGGGCGTATTTAACCTTTCATGATTTGATCCGTCAGAAATGAACACTACTGATATCATTACTCATGACAGGAGTTATCGACAAGCGCGTTTAAAATGCCACATGATGACGCTGGTGCACTACTTGCACATTTCTGGCGCAAAACGGTCAAGTGATGCTTTAAGTGCATCAGTTCTTCCATTCGTATTTCCACAGCATGAATGTGCTCATCTAGCAAGTTATTCACATCGCCGCAGTCCTTGTCAGGCGACTCCCAGTATTCAAGTAAGATTCGCACATCATCTAAAGCCATATCGAGCGTACGGCAATGTAGGATAAATTGTAGACGCTCAATGTGCTCTTCATTATATAAACGATAATTCCCTTCGCTACGGAAAGGCTCGGGTAATAAACGCTCTTTTTCATAATAGCGAATGGTTTCTACTGTGGCACCTGTGCGTTTAGCGAGCTCACCAATTTTGATTGTCATAACAACCTCTATGATTTAAATAATTAAAGTGGCTGTAAAGACTAGCGCTAGAGAAATTAAAATTACGAAACTGTAGATAAATAACCTTGACTCTAAAGCCACTATAGGGTTCATAATATCATTATTCAAAGGGTAAATTATTATGAAATATCATATTGAAGGTATGGACTGTGCCAGTTGCATCGGCAAGATTGAAACAGCTTTGAAACGTATGCCTGGGGTTTCTGATGTTCAGCTGAATTTCGCTACAGAAACGCTAGAGCTAAATTTAGCCCCTGGTGCGCCGACTCAGGCTAGTGATATCGAAAAAACAATCAAAAGCCTAGGGTTCGGCATCTCTGCCAATACTGGTCAACAAACTGTATCGGCTATTGATATTGACAGCGACAATCAGATGGCTCCGCAGGATAAGCAATGGTGGCAAACTCAAAAAGGCAAACAGGTTGTTGGCCTCGGTATTTTGATGGGCAGCGGTTATGCACTGTCACTACTGTTGCCCGCTTATGGGATATGGGTGTTTGCCATCGCTGTGATTGTAGGCGTTTTTCCATTTGCGCGCAAAGCCTTAGCACTGGCTAAAACAGGTTCATTCTTTTCAATTGAAACGCTGATGTCCGTCGCCGTGCTTGGCGCACTTATCATTGGTGAAGCTGAAGAGGCCGCAGCGGTTGTCTTTTTGTTCTCAATCGGTGAACTGTTTGAGAGTATCGCTGCTGATCGCGCTCGCGCTGGCATCAGAGCCTTATCATCGCTGGTTCCGAAAAGTGCAATTTTACTTGATGCTCAAGGTGGGCAGCGTAACGTTCCAGCGACTTCATTACAAGTGAATGACCTTGTGCTGGTGCGTCCTGGAGATAGGGTATCTGCTGATGGTTCCATTGTTCAAGGTGCGTCCAGCCTTGATGATTCGCCCGTGACGGGAGAGTCTGTTCCTGTTGCCAAGACGATGGGTGACAATGTATTTGCAGGGTCAATTAACATCGATGGTGTGCTCCAAGTGCGCGTAGAAAAGACAGCCGCCGATAACACCATTTCGCGCATTATTGAGCTGGTAGAGCAAGCCCAAGCCTCCAAAGCACCCACTGCCCGTTTTATTGAGAAATTCAGTCGCTATTACACACCGGCAGTGATGGCTATTGCCGCACTAATTATTATCATTCCACCGTTAGCCATGGGTGGAGATTGGTCGACTTGGTTGTATCGCGGTCTAGCACTGTTGCTGA of the Psychrobacter raelei genome contains:
- a CDS encoding IS5 family transposase, producing MPRTMLKDEHWTRLKPILLELNIYDKGNLRQTVEGVLYRMRVGCPWRDLPEYFGKPNTIYKAYQRWSRSNKLIALFTLLIKDADLEWVFIDGTHIKAHQHSSSGNENLQSISKSVAGRATKIHLAVDAHGNPITFLLSDGTTHDVKVAPDLIDKVNLSNTEVLCADKGYDSDALRAHIEQAGTQDNIPRKRNTQYSNDHMDWDLYKARHLVENAFAKLKQYRAVATRFDKLKQSYENTVALACAYIWLKL
- the cadR gene encoding Cd(II)/Pb(II)-responsive transcriptional regulator, producing MTIKIGELAKRTGATVETIRYYEKERLLPEPFRSEGNYRLYNEEHIERLQFILHCRTLDMALDDVRILLEYWESPDKDCGDVNNLLDEHIHAVEIRMEELMHLKHHLTVLRQKCASSAPASSCGILNALVDNSCHE
- a CDS encoding cation diffusion facilitator family transporter; translated protein: MSQEDASHKQNKHLPPSEPIDVYKNNDSNYTAGNQDAHDHDTHLEQNTAPRDTKGYQRTLLISFVIITGYMFIEAIGGLLTGSLALLSDAGHMLSDAIALGATLMAFKIGEKAATHQKTFGYKRFEIIVATVNGATLVIIALMIFYEAIKRLNSPPEIATQGMLIVATIGMLVNILVAWLMHRGSSGSDGHTHSHGANADKVNKEKANKSNDSKEPVNLNMQSAYLHVLSDLMGSVAAIIAALLMMGFGWVWADAAASVIVAVLILVSGYRVVRDSVHVLMEGTPEGISLVDVEDKLLAHPQVKQVHDLHIWSITSGLNALSCHVMVDGDMRISDASVLIANLEQGLLALGIHHATIQVESLSHPQTSAHSDALVCDISEQQSSANNHIRHSH
- a CDS encoding CHAP domain-containing protein; the protein is MKQALLILSVLGMGIAQTSGAAITISQTNNTITNTSVASNYGSSKNIYSTKSGAYVSNNDEISQAISNLSAQAKQKENQLSSLNSRLYAEKQQQQVNKVPDSNSAPAIAAARASKVALSGSSGYCARYVRKALQSAGYEFTPNPSAYQYATRGTLEKAGFSKISNDMPTQVGDVIVYDRSSKRPHGHIQIFDGTNWISDFRQNSISPYSGVYAYTTWRDSKYVDDASASDRNIYLAMNDK